From Lolium perenne isolate Kyuss_39 chromosome 5, Kyuss_2.0, whole genome shotgun sequence, a single genomic window includes:
- the LOC127300726 gene encoding uncharacterized protein — translation MEEEIRTEFESSGFIVGGAGPGDTAQILSTLLTYCINYKMSPADLVSNWEVYYLNRQLDGLKLESSYLDGFSSHLQNEVKEKLIKEETELHIYSSNDIDMLLSSTHTDDEGFPDTPSDKQEKPHGQSSNSELTPLTTERLSSCRAAKTNGDRITPFAQRVNKFTQYYVLNPDNVASVPSKHETEMSEDELIRRIEPSQRCTLQVQRSKPEPGCRFMYDRTEDRFNYLEDRIRRSAILFSATGLCREPADPTLASEENMFAVGMVICDGEGRLNEKSILLQGSVEHSRGQRVRLDLKDINQFSLFPGQVLGIEGHNPSGHCFVVSKLIDSIPVSLDDQLPCAKKQAVDNQYHQNSNTLPRVLSSVIAAGPYTTTDNLMFEPLQELLSYACRKQPQLLVLMGPFIDSDHPDIKKGTADQSFHDIFHFEILRKLQDFTQYLGHSVRVILIPSVRDAHHDTIFPQPAFDMNLPEDITHQITCLANPSLFSSNEIQFGCCTVDILKQLSGDEISRKPPGGKAADRIGRLATHILKQQSYYPLYPPAAGVPMDFSLAKEALEMPSAPDVLLLASDLAPFVKVLSLNEDMEQKQFVCVNPGRLAKGIGGGTFVELYYNEDTEKTKAFIMRI, via the exons ATGGAGGAGGAGATCCGCACGGAGTTCGAGAGCAGCGGCTTCATCGTCGGCGGCGCCGGACCCGGCGACACCGCCCAGATCCTCTCGACGC TGCTGACCTACTGCATCAACTACAAGATGAGCCCCGCGGATCTGGTCTCTAACTGGGAGGTTTACTACCTCAACAG GCAATTGGATGGGTTGAAGCTTGAAAGCTCATACTTGGATGGTTTCTCATCACACCTTCAGAATGAAGTAAAAGAAAAACTTATAAAAGAAGAAACAGAGCTTCACATTTACTCCAGTAACGATATTGACAT GCTCTTGAGCAGTACACACACAGACGACGAGGGATTCCCTGACACACCAAGTGATAAACAGGAAAAGCCACATGGACAGTCATCTAACTCTGAGCTAACTCCTCTGACAACCGAAAGGCTATCATCCTGCAGAGCGGCCAAAACAAATGGTGATCGTATTACTCCTTTtgcacagcgagtaaataaatttACTCAGTATTATGTCCTGAATCCTGACAATGTGGCTAGCGTGCCAAGTAAACATGAGACTGAAATGTCAGAAGATGAGTTGATTAGAAGAATTGAACCAAGTCAAAGATGTACCTTGCAAGTTCAACGCTCAAAGCCTGAACCAGGTTGCAGGTTCATGTATGACAGGACGGAAGATCGG TTTAATTACCTGGAGGATCGGATAAGACGGTCAGCAATCTTGTTTTCTGCAACTGGGCTTTGTAGAGAACCGGCAGATCCTACGCTTGCTTCCGAG GAGAATATGTTCGCAGTTGGGATGGTAATTTGTGACGGTGAAGGTCGTTTGAATGAAAAATCTATCTTGTTACAGGGCAg TGTTGAGCACTCCAGGGGACAGCGTGTGCGCCTTGATTTAAAGGATATAAACCAGTTTTCTTTGTTTCCCGGGCAG GTTTTGGGCATTGAAGGCCATAATCCTAGTGGACATTGTTTTGTCGTATCAAAGTTGATTGATTCCATACCAGTTTCTTTGGACGATCAACTGCCTTGTGCTAAGAAACAAGctgttgacaatcaataccatcaAAATTCTAATACTCTACCAAGGGTGTTGTCATCG GTCATTGCAGCAGGTCCCTATACAACAACTGATAATCTTATGTTTGAACCATTGCAAGAACTGCTCTCATATGCCTGTCGTAAGCAGCCTCAGCTGCTTGTACTG ATGGGACCCTTTATCGACTCTGATCATCCTGACATAAAAAAGGGAACTGCTGACCAGAGTTTTCACGATATTTTCCATTTTGAAATTCTGAGGAAG CTTCAAGATTTTACCCAGTATTTGGGGCACAGTGTTCGTGTAATCCTTATTCCATCTGTGCGTGATGCTCACCATGATACCATTTTTCCCCAG CCTGCATTTGACATGAATTTGCCAGAAGATATCACACATCAG ATTACTTGTCTGGCAAATCCAAGTCTATTCAGCTCTAATGAG ATACAATTTGGCTGTTGTACAGTGGACATCTTGAAACAACTGAGTGGCGATGAAATCTCTCGCAAGCCACCTGGTGGAAAGGCTGCCGATAGGATTGGGAGACTTGCAACACATATACTGAAGCAACAAAG CTACTACCCTCTATATCCACCTGCTGCTGGTGTGCCCATGGATTTCTCACTTGCCAAGGAAGCATTGGAGATGCCATCAGCTCCTGATGTTCTTCTGCTTGCTTCTGATCTCGCTCCATTTGTGAAG GTGCTTTCCTTGAATGAAGACATGGAACAAAAACAATTTGTTTGTGTGAACCCTGGGAGGCTAGCGAAAGGGATTGGTGGAGGCACGTTCGTGGAGCTTTACTACAACGAGGATACTGAGAAGACGAAAGCCTTCATTATGCGCATCTAA